The following are from one region of the Georgenia sp. M64 genome:
- a CDS encoding alpha/beta fold hydrolase, translating into MDTTRLRLPGHDVLEHTLTVPLDHTAPGGERIEVFAREIVRDGGADRPHLLYLQGGPGGRADRPARITGWVDRALDDFRVVLLDQRGTGRSTPADALTVPACGDAEAQADYLAHFRADAIVADAEALRAELTGGRPWSALGQSYGGFVLTTYLSRAPHGLREVLVTGGLPGLTASAEEVYRLTYARTAARNLEYLARYPADEQALRDVARHLADTEERLPTGEVLSARRLRQIGIRLGADLGFDALHHVLEAPFVTVGGTRRLARSFLADAGALLSHATNPLYAVLHEPIYAQGSATRWAAHRLREEWDGFAEDADPADTSRPYHLTGEHVYPWQLREDPALAPLADAADLLAAKADFPALYDPEVLAANEVPVAAAVYVDDMFVPLELSRATAAAVRGLRPWVTNEYHHDGIRSDGERILDRLLTLARQ; encoded by the coding sequence ATGGACACCACCCGCCTGCGCCTGCCCGGCCACGACGTCCTCGAGCACACCCTCACCGTGCCCCTTGACCACACCGCCCCCGGCGGGGAGCGGATCGAGGTCTTCGCCCGCGAGATCGTGCGCGACGGCGGCGCGGACCGCCCGCACCTGCTCTACCTCCAGGGCGGCCCCGGCGGCCGGGCGGACCGGCCCGCCCGGATTACCGGCTGGGTCGACCGCGCCCTGGACGACTTCCGCGTCGTCCTGCTCGACCAGCGGGGCACCGGCCGCTCGACCCCCGCGGACGCCCTGACCGTCCCCGCGTGCGGCGACGCCGAGGCCCAGGCCGACTACCTCGCGCACTTCCGGGCCGACGCGATCGTCGCCGACGCCGAGGCCCTGCGCGCCGAGCTCACCGGCGGCCGGCCGTGGTCGGCCCTCGGGCAGTCCTACGGCGGGTTCGTCCTGACCACCTACCTCTCCCGGGCCCCGCACGGCCTGCGCGAGGTGCTCGTCACCGGCGGCCTGCCGGGACTGACCGCGAGCGCCGAGGAGGTCTACCGCCTCACCTACGCCCGCACCGCCGCGCGCAACCTCGAGTACCTCGCCCGCTACCCGGCGGACGAGCAGGCCCTGCGCGACGTCGCGCGGCACCTGGCCGACACCGAGGAGCGCCTGCCCACCGGCGAGGTCCTCTCCGCCCGCCGCCTGCGCCAGATCGGCATCCGGCTCGGCGCCGACCTCGGCTTCGACGCGCTCCACCACGTCCTCGAGGCACCGTTCGTCACCGTCGGCGGCACGCGCCGCCTCGCCCGCTCCTTCCTCGCCGACGCCGGCGCCCTGCTCAGCCACGCCACGAACCCGCTCTACGCGGTCCTGCACGAGCCGATCTACGCGCAGGGCTCGGCCACCCGCTGGGCGGCCCACCGCCTGCGCGAGGAGTGGGACGGCTTCGCCGAGGACGCCGACCCCGCCGACACCTCCCGGCCGTACCACCTCACCGGGGAGCACGTGTACCCCTGGCAGCTGCGGGAGGACCCGGCCCTCGCCCCGCTCGCGGACGCCGCCGACCTCCTCGCCGCCAAGGCCGACTTCCCCGCCCTGTACGACCCGGAGGTGCTGGCCGCCAACGAGGTGCCCGTCGCCGCGGCCGTGTACGTCGACGACATGTTCGTCCCGCTCGAGCTCTCCCGCGCCACCGCCGCCGCGGTGCGGGGGCTGCGGCCGTGGGTGACGAACGAGTACCACCACGACGGCATCCGCTCCGACGGCGAGCGGATCCTCGACCGGCTGCTCACCCTCGCCCGCCAGTGA
- a CDS encoding PfkB family carbohydrate kinase, with protein sequence MNADPRPLDLLVTGQVFVDIVFTGLPETPRPGTEVWASGMGSAPGGIANLAVAAARLDLRTGLAAAFGDDAYADWLWTVLGEQEGVDLSAARRYRHWHSSVTVSVALDGDRSMITHGHPDPEPAAVLAAAAPPARAVVVDVLAGGEPWWRPRADAGALVVADGGWDTTGRWDPARLAAALGGCAVFTPNADEAMAWTRTDSPAAAARALAEHVPLAVVTLGADGALAVDAATGAEVRVEPLSVVAVDPTGAGDVFTAALVTATLQGWELEQRLRFAVLCSALAVQHFGGSLAAPGWGDLADWWSATVAAARTGDRTARATAEHYAFLGEALRGHPLARVRRAEATLARFSDAQPGGGPAPTLRDH encoded by the coding sequence ATGAACGCCGACCCCCGCCCCCTCGACCTGCTCGTCACCGGCCAGGTCTTCGTCGACATCGTCTTCACCGGCCTGCCCGAGACCCCGCGCCCGGGCACCGAGGTGTGGGCGAGCGGCATGGGCTCCGCGCCGGGCGGTATCGCCAACCTCGCCGTCGCCGCCGCCCGGCTCGACCTGCGCACCGGTCTGGCCGCCGCGTTCGGCGACGACGCCTACGCGGACTGGCTGTGGACGGTCCTCGGGGAGCAGGAGGGCGTCGACCTCTCGGCCGCACGCCGCTACCGGCACTGGCACTCCTCCGTGACGGTCTCGGTCGCTCTCGACGGCGACCGGTCGATGATCACCCACGGTCACCCCGACCCCGAGCCCGCCGCGGTCCTCGCCGCGGCCGCACCGCCTGCGCGCGCCGTCGTCGTCGACGTCCTCGCCGGGGGTGAGCCCTGGTGGCGCCCCCGTGCGGACGCCGGCGCCCTGGTGGTGGCCGACGGCGGCTGGGACACCACCGGCCGGTGGGACCCCGCCCGGCTCGCCGCCGCGCTGGGAGGGTGCGCGGTCTTCACCCCCAACGCCGACGAGGCGATGGCGTGGACGCGCACGGACTCCCCCGCCGCCGCGGCCCGGGCCCTGGCCGAGCACGTGCCGCTCGCGGTGGTCACCCTCGGCGCCGACGGCGCCCTCGCGGTGGACGCCGCCACCGGCGCCGAGGTCCGGGTGGAGCCCCTGTCCGTGGTGGCGGTGGACCCCACCGGCGCCGGGGACGTCTTCACCGCAGCCCTGGTCACGGCCACCCTGCAGGGCTGGGAGCTGGAGCAGCGCCTGCGGTTCGCGGTGCTGTGCTCGGCGCTCGCCGTCCAGCACTTCGGCGGCTCGCTCGCCGCACCCGGGTGGGGCGACCTCGCCGACTGGTGGAGCGCCACCGTCGCGGCGGCCCGCACCGGCGACCGCACCGCCCGGGCCACCGCCGAGCACTACGCGTTCCTCGGTGAGGCTCTGCGGGGCCACCCCCTCGCCCGGGTCCGGCGGGCCGAGGCCACCCTCGCGCGGTTCTCCGACGCCCAGCCGGGCGGGGGTCCCGCCCCGACCCTGCGCGACCACTGA
- a CDS encoding 6-phospho-beta-glucosidase has protein sequence MLTIVGGGGFRVPLVHQALLAARDRVDVTDVVLLDTDPRRLAVMTDVLDQAGSAGGPRVRATTEPAEALTGADVVFAAVRVGGTAGRTRDERDAMAEGLLGQETVGPGGLAYALRTVPVVDALAAQIAEHAPAAWTITFTNPASIVTEAMRDRLGDRVVGICDTPIALVRNALRVLGLDPRGFDTGEVAVDYAGLNHLGWLRGLRRDGTDLLPGLLADDAALAGIEEARLMGADWLRALRAIPNEYVYYYDFAREAVAALAAAPRTRGEYLAEQQEAFYAAAAARPSEAHALWRAALAEREATYMATERESADAGKRGAEDLGGGYHEVAVDLMAALLGGEEHRMILDVANDAGDGTAVVPGLPADAVVEVPVLASAAGVRPLPVRTGLDPVMTTRLQAVKAAERLTIEAARTGSVTTAWRALAAHPLVDSVAVARRLAERALGSR, from the coding sequence ATGCTCACGATCGTCGGCGGGGGCGGGTTCCGCGTGCCCCTCGTCCACCAGGCCCTCCTCGCCGCCCGGGACCGGGTCGACGTCACCGACGTCGTCCTCCTCGACACCGACCCGCGCCGGCTCGCGGTGATGACCGACGTCCTCGACCAGGCCGGGTCCGCCGGTGGCCCGCGCGTCCGGGCCACCACCGAGCCCGCGGAGGCGCTGACGGGCGCCGACGTCGTCTTCGCGGCCGTCCGTGTGGGCGGCACCGCCGGGCGCACCCGGGACGAGCGCGACGCCATGGCCGAGGGTCTCCTCGGCCAGGAGACGGTCGGCCCCGGCGGCCTGGCGTACGCGCTGCGGACGGTGCCGGTGGTGGACGCGCTCGCCGCGCAGATCGCCGAGCACGCCCCGGCGGCCTGGACGATCACCTTCACCAACCCCGCCTCGATCGTCACCGAGGCGATGCGCGACCGGCTCGGTGACCGCGTGGTCGGGATCTGCGACACGCCCATCGCGCTCGTGCGGAACGCCCTGCGTGTCCTGGGCCTCGACCCGCGCGGGTTCGACACCGGTGAGGTCGCGGTCGACTACGCGGGCCTGAACCACCTGGGGTGGTTGCGTGGCCTCCGCCGCGACGGCACCGACCTGCTCCCCGGGCTGCTCGCCGACGACGCCGCGCTCGCCGGGATCGAGGAGGCCCGGCTCATGGGAGCGGACTGGCTGCGTGCCCTGCGCGCCATCCCCAACGAGTACGTCTACTACTACGACTTCGCCCGCGAGGCAGTCGCGGCGCTCGCCGCCGCGCCGCGGACCCGCGGCGAGTACCTCGCCGAGCAGCAGGAAGCCTTCTACGCCGCCGCCGCCGCGCGGCCCAGCGAGGCGCACGCGCTGTGGCGGGCCGCCCTGGCCGAGCGGGAGGCCACCTACATGGCCACGGAGCGGGAGAGCGCCGACGCCGGGAAGCGGGGCGCCGAGGACCTTGGCGGCGGTTACCACGAGGTCGCCGTCGACCTCATGGCGGCACTGCTCGGCGGTGAGGAGCACCGGATGATCCTCGACGTCGCCAACGACGCGGGCGACGGCACGGCGGTCGTCCCGGGCCTGCCCGCGGACGCCGTCGTCGAGGTGCCCGTCCTCGCCTCCGCCGCCGGGGTGCGGCCGCTGCCGGTGCGCACGGGCCTCGACCCGGTGATGACCACCCGGCTGCAGGCGGTCAAGGCCGCGGAGCGGCTCACCATCGAGGCCGCCCGCACCGGGTCGGTGACCACCGCGTGGCGGGCGCTGGCCGCCCACCCGCTGGTGGACTCGGTCGCCGTGGCCCGCCGCCTTGCCGAGCGCGCCCTCGGCAGCCGGTGA
- a CDS encoding DnaJ domain-containing protein: MPDGPDSPYAVLGVDRRASAAELRRAYRRRQRETHPDLGGDPAAFHAVQVAWERIGTPAARAAYDREAAGAPHRPGGREEEGTRTWTSGTRGGSARAPSRARSYGHPGGASRQRFLTLVREWAGRGARLEDPYDEDLLARAPVEIRHALADALAEESTARTLGALGSSWVLWHDVATEAGEWTLRAGAPITDPPKIDHVALGPTGLFLVQSEDWGAPVTVRGSELVSPGLPVGEEPVRAFVRRARIVKGWRVAPTGLVVVLPDEALAEDVVLLHRAGWRRPATYAVRRRALAGLLTGGAARRLGDEEFFATRDRLNRVIRFV; this comes from the coding sequence ATGCCTGACGGTCCTGACTCGCCCTACGCGGTGCTCGGCGTCGACCGCCGCGCGTCCGCAGCGGAGCTGCGCCGCGCCTACCGGCGGCGTCAGCGGGAGACCCACCCCGACCTCGGCGGCGACCCGGCGGCCTTCCACGCCGTCCAGGTTGCGTGGGAGCGCATCGGCACCCCGGCCGCCCGGGCCGCCTACGACCGGGAGGCCGCCGGCGCGCCCCACCGCCCGGGCGGGCGCGAGGAGGAGGGGACGCGGACGTGGACGTCGGGGACCCGCGGCGGCAGCGCCCGGGCGCCGTCCCGGGCACGGTCGTACGGCCACCCGGGCGGAGCGTCCCGCCAGCGCTTCCTCACCCTGGTGCGCGAGTGGGCCGGGCGAGGTGCTCGGCTCGAGGACCCCTACGACGAGGACCTCCTCGCCCGTGCCCCGGTGGAGATCCGGCACGCCCTGGCCGACGCCCTGGCGGAGGAGAGCACGGCCCGCACGCTCGGCGCCCTCGGCTCGTCCTGGGTGCTGTGGCACGACGTGGCCACCGAGGCCGGGGAGTGGACACTACGGGCCGGTGCCCCGATCACCGATCCGCCGAAGATCGACCACGTCGCGCTCGGACCGACCGGCCTGTTCCTCGTCCAGTCCGAGGACTGGGGCGCCCCCGTGACCGTGCGGGGCAGCGAGCTCGTCAGCCCCGGCCTGCCGGTGGGGGAGGAGCCGGTGCGGGCGTTCGTCCGGCGCGCGCGGATCGTCAAGGGCTGGCGGGTCGCGCCCACCGGTCTCGTCGTCGTGCTGCCCGACGAGGCGCTGGCCGAGGACGTCGTCCTGCTGCACCGGGCCGGATGGCGCCGTCCCGCCACCTACGCGGTGCGGCGCCGCGCCCTGGCCGGGCTGCTCACCGGCGGGGCGGCCCGGCGCCTGGGGGACGAGGAGTTCTTCGCCACCCGCGACCGGCTCAACCGAGTGATCCGGTTCGTCTGA
- a CDS encoding Txe/YoeB family addiction module toxin, which translates to MLLVWDENAWDDYLWWQAQDRKVLRRIDTLLTDVQRNGNEGIGKPEALKHDFAGYWSRRITDEHRLVYKIHGNEVRVAACRYHYG; encoded by the coding sequence GTGCTCCTCGTCTGGGACGAGAACGCGTGGGACGACTACCTCTGGTGGCAGGCCCAAGACCGGAAGGTTCTCAGACGGATCGACACGCTCCTGACCGACGTTCAGCGCAACGGCAACGAAGGCATTGGAAAGCCAGAGGCACTCAAGCACGACTTCGCCGGCTACTGGTCGCGACGCATCACCGACGAGCACCGTCTGGTCTACAAGATCCACGGCAACGAGGTCCGCGTCGCCGCCTGTCGCTACCACTATGGATGA
- a CDS encoding type II toxin-antitoxin system prevent-host-death family antitoxin: protein MKTMSYTESRARYAEVLDGVINDREEVVITRSGHESVVIVSLEDYESLRETAYLMRSPANARRLLDAMERLEAGRGQPHELIETD, encoded by the coding sequence GTGAAGACGATGAGCTACACCGAGTCGCGCGCCCGCTACGCCGAGGTGCTCGACGGCGTCATCAACGACCGCGAAGAGGTGGTCATCACTCGTTCAGGTCACGAGTCCGTCGTCATCGTCTCGCTCGAGGACTACGAGTCCCTGCGCGAGACCGCTTACCTGATGCGTTCCCCGGCCAACGCCCGGCGCCTCCTCGACGCCATGGAGCGTCTCGAGGCCGGCCGCGGTCAACCGCACGAGCTGATCGAGACGGACTGA
- a CDS encoding DUF6518 family protein — protein sequence MNWARPVLSSLAVVGVSLLAGALTSWAQGVLPEALAPFANSPSGWTVLTAVLVAVARPRLAWGAVLGVASFVGLVLGYTLASELRGLTYNPVLWSTVGVMAGPFVGAAAAAVVGRHPVRAALGAGALAGVLLTDGIYGLTVVSDSTSPVYWSLCLVAGAVLVAVTALRLGTPAATVRVVASAVAATALLTLGYTALNAVA from the coding sequence GTGAACTGGGCCCGCCCTGTCCTGTCCTCTCTGGCCGTCGTCGGCGTCAGCCTGCTGGCTGGCGCACTGACCTCGTGGGCCCAGGGCGTGCTGCCGGAGGCCCTGGCGCCGTTCGCCAACTCGCCGTCCGGGTGGACCGTGCTGACCGCTGTGCTCGTCGCCGTGGCGCGGCCCAGGCTGGCCTGGGGCGCAGTGCTCGGGGTGGCCTCGTTCGTGGGCCTGGTCCTGGGCTACACACTCGCCTCCGAACTGCGCGGGCTCACCTACAACCCGGTGCTGTGGAGCACCGTCGGCGTCATGGCCGGCCCGTTCGTCGGCGCCGCGGCTGCCGCGGTCGTGGGACGACACCCGGTCCGAGCCGCCCTCGGCGCGGGGGCGCTCGCCGGCGTCCTGCTCACGGACGGCATCTACGGTCTGACTGTCGTCAGCGACAGCACCAGCCCGGTGTACTGGAGCTTGTGCCTGGTGGCCGGCGCCGTGCTGGTTGCGGTCACGGCCCTGCGGCTCGGCACTCCTGCTGCCACGGTGCGCGTGGTCGCCAGCGCCGTCGCGGCCACCGCGCTCCTGACCCTGGGATACACGGCGCTCAACGCGGTGGCGTGA
- a CDS encoding DUF4260 domain-containing protein yields MVAFIQLDFAWWWLFAVFLLWDLSMVGYIASPRVGAISYNVGHSYLGPAALLALTWAGDARWPAFVALTWAFHIAVDRLLGYGLKFTDRFTHTHLGEMGSVSKHPPEHGPIHAASTTAVRRSPVGRSSSGASPSAWVSTSAARRGRVMVGRHR; encoded by the coding sequence GTGGTTGCCTTCATCCAGCTGGATTTTGCCTGGTGGTGGCTCTTCGCAGTCTTCCTGCTCTGGGACCTCTCCATGGTGGGCTACATCGCCTCACCGAGAGTCGGCGCGATCAGCTATAACGTCGGCCACAGCTACCTCGGGCCGGCCGCGCTGCTCGCCCTCACATGGGCCGGCGACGCCCGGTGGCCGGCGTTCGTCGCCCTGACGTGGGCGTTCCACATCGCCGTCGATCGCCTCCTCGGCTACGGGCTCAAGTTCACGGACCGCTTCACGCACACCCACCTCGGGGAGATGGGCTCGGTATCGAAGCACCCTCCGGAGCACGGACCGATCCACGCCGCCAGCACCACCGCTGTCCGGCGATCACCGGTAGGCCGTTCGTCATCAGGAGCGTCGCCGTCGGCGTGGGTGTCCACCTCAGCGGCCCGCCGTGGCCGCGTGATGGTCGGCCGCCACCGATGA
- a CDS encoding DUF998 domain-containing protein, with product MTTRTSAGSREQVGFHTHPGSPAHRLLLLAGVAAVVVYAAGDVVSGVLYDGYSFRDQAISELSAYGSPVRPLAVGWIVLHGLLGLAFSVGVWWSAGPRRALRWTAGLLLAAGVVTAPLHPFFPMSSRGMEPGFNDTMHVVLTMAFVPLMVGAVVASAVALRGWFRLYAIASLVVMALVAGLTGPLMTSLAESLATPWLGVFERINAYTGFAWTIVLALVLLHRRTEQHEPEAPRAGSSVAADHHAATAGR from the coding sequence ATGACCACGCGCACGAGCGCAGGGTCGCGTGAGCAGGTCGGCTTCCACACACACCCGGGCTCGCCGGCCCACAGGCTGCTACTGCTCGCCGGTGTCGCGGCGGTCGTCGTCTACGCGGCAGGCGACGTGGTCTCCGGGGTGCTCTACGACGGCTACAGCTTCCGGGACCAGGCGATCAGCGAGCTCTCGGCCTACGGCTCACCGGTTCGACCGCTGGCGGTCGGATGGATCGTCCTGCACGGGCTCCTTGGGCTTGCCTTCAGTGTGGGCGTCTGGTGGTCGGCGGGCCCGCGTCGGGCCCTACGGTGGACGGCAGGTCTGCTGCTTGCCGCAGGCGTGGTCACCGCACCGCTGCACCCCTTCTTCCCGATGAGCTCCCGCGGTATGGAGCCCGGGTTCAACGACACGATGCATGTGGTCCTGACGATGGCTTTCGTCCCGCTCATGGTCGGAGCCGTCGTGGCGTCGGCCGTTGCGTTGCGCGGGTGGTTCCGGCTCTACGCGATCGCTTCCCTTGTCGTCATGGCCCTCGTCGCCGGGCTGACGGGGCCACTCATGACCTCCCTCGCCGAGAGCCTCGCCACTCCGTGGCTCGGCGTGTTCGAGCGGATCAACGCCTACACCGGGTTCGCCTGGACGATCGTGCTGGCTCTGGTCCTGCTGCACCGCCGCACGGAGCAGCACGAGCCCGAGGCGCCGCGGGCCGGCTCATCGGTGGCGGCCGACCATCACGCGGCCACGGCGGGCCGCTGA
- a CDS encoding haloacid dehalogenase type II — MRAHQLWHAADEGVPAMAGRVDAVVFDVLETLLDLDPIGDRLEAVGQPAAVLGPFFMRFQRDAMALTLAGDVADFTATARQALRTETKHAMSEDAIAHVLEGFGAVPAFPDAAPALRKLSDAGVAIGCLTVGDPDNTRSFLASAGLEAYVDHVVTCDAVGVWKPAPAVYHHAAKVLACELDRMALVAVHAWDCHGAKKAGALAGWCSRLEGEPGDVFLPADVRGDDLVEVVEALLAL, encoded by the coding sequence GTGAGGGCACATCAGCTCTGGCACGCCGCCGATGAAGGGGTCCCCGCAATGGCTGGTCGCGTTGACGCCGTCGTCTTCGACGTCCTGGAGACGCTGCTCGACCTCGACCCCATCGGTGACAGGCTCGAGGCGGTCGGGCAGCCCGCGGCGGTGCTGGGGCCGTTCTTCATGCGGTTCCAGCGCGATGCGATGGCGTTGACGCTCGCGGGCGACGTCGCGGACTTCACCGCGACCGCACGCCAGGCACTGCGCACGGAGACCAAGCACGCGATGTCCGAGGACGCGATAGCCCACGTCCTGGAGGGTTTCGGGGCAGTCCCTGCGTTCCCAGATGCCGCCCCCGCCCTGCGCAAGCTCTCCGACGCCGGGGTGGCCATCGGATGCCTGACGGTCGGCGATCCGGACAACACGCGCTCGTTCCTGGCCAGCGCGGGGCTGGAAGCCTACGTCGACCATGTCGTGACGTGTGATGCCGTCGGCGTCTGGAAACCCGCACCCGCCGTCTACCACCATGCCGCGAAGGTCCTCGCCTGCGAGCTGGATCGAATGGCACTGGTCGCGGTGCATGCATGGGACTGCCACGGCGCCAAGAAGGCAGGCGCTCTCGCCGGCTGGTGCTCCCGCCTGGAGGGAGAGCCCGGCGATGTCTTTCTACCCGCTGACGTCCGCGGGGACGATCTCGTCGAGGTCGTCGAGGCACTGCTGGCGCTCTAG
- a CDS encoding VOC family protein, translated as MDQRLSFVTLAVRDLDASRRFYVAGLGWTPELDVPGEVLMFRVAEKVVLSLWDVAAFTAEVGAAPADGVPPVTLAHNCPTEADVDAVLATARAAGATTSGPQRRDWGGYSGYFTDPDGFRWEVAHNPGPIGRSVL; from the coding sequence ATGGACCAGCGCCTCAGCTTCGTCACCCTGGCCGTGCGGGACCTCGACGCCTCGCGCCGCTTCTACGTCGCCGGGCTCGGCTGGACCCCCGAGCTCGACGTCCCCGGCGAGGTGCTCATGTTCCGGGTGGCGGAGAAGGTGGTCCTGTCGCTGTGGGACGTGGCGGCCTTCACCGCCGAGGTCGGCGCCGCACCGGCCGACGGCGTCCCGCCGGTCACGCTCGCCCACAACTGCCCGACCGAGGCCGACGTCGACGCCGTCCTCGCCACCGCGCGGGCCGCCGGTGCCACCACCAGCGGCCCGCAGCGCCGGGACTGGGGCGGGTACTCCGGCTACTTCACCGACCCGGACGGCTTCCGCTGGGAGGTCGCGCACAACCCCGGCCCGATCGGCCGCTCGGTGCTCTGA
- a CDS encoding cupin domain-containing protein, translating into MTVHLWSREAEPEQGSEFRRVLWTGEHSQLVVMTIPPGGEIGEETHPKNDQILSFVSGAGKAVVDGDEQFVAPGDIVAVPAGAKHNFLNVGPNPLVLYTIYGPAHHSADTVHATKEEAEEAEERGEDEPPPGGAA; encoded by the coding sequence ATGACCGTTCACCTGTGGTCGCGCGAGGCCGAGCCCGAGCAGGGCTCGGAGTTCCGTCGCGTGCTCTGGACCGGCGAGCACAGTCAGCTCGTCGTCATGACGATCCCGCCCGGTGGCGAGATCGGCGAGGAGACCCACCCGAAGAACGACCAGATCCTCAGCTTCGTCTCCGGCGCGGGCAAGGCCGTCGTCGACGGCGACGAGCAGTTCGTGGCCCCCGGCGACATCGTCGCGGTTCCCGCCGGGGCGAAGCACAACTTCCTCAACGTCGGGCCGAACCCGCTCGTGCTGTACACGATCTACGGGCCGGCCCACCACTCGGCCGACACGGTCCACGCCACCAAGGAGGAGGCGGAGGAGGCCGAGGAGCGCGGCGAGGACGAGCCGCCCCCCGGCGGCGCCGCCTGA
- a CDS encoding TIGR03557 family F420-dependent LLM class oxidoreductase — protein sequence MADMSLTIGYAAALEQFGPRESVDYSALAEEHGFSGVMAADHFQPWTPTQGQSAFVWNVLTAVGERTSGDLGPGVTAPTFRWHPAMVAQASATLAAMYPGRHWLGLGSGEALNEHITGQYWPEAPERINRMFEAIEIIRKLFTASLAGKDTKHAGQFYKLESTRLWTMPEEAPPILVATGGPVTARRAGKFADGLITVGAPLEKIGGLFEKFAAGAKEAGKDPDAMPRVLQLHLSWAPTDEEALANAMTEWPNGGMKFPKADIRSPFDFAAMAKLVRPEDFAGRMVISADPDVHRAEIQKYVDLGFDRIYLHNVGRNQEEWLEVFGRDVLPQLAR from the coding sequence ATGGCGGACATGAGCCTGACGATCGGTTACGCCGCGGCCCTCGAGCAGTTCGGTCCGCGGGAGTCGGTGGACTACTCGGCGCTGGCGGAGGAGCACGGCTTCTCCGGCGTCATGGCCGCCGACCACTTCCAGCCGTGGACGCCCACCCAGGGTCAGTCCGCGTTCGTGTGGAACGTGCTCACCGCCGTCGGCGAGCGCACGAGCGGCGACCTCGGTCCCGGGGTGACGGCCCCGACCTTCCGGTGGCACCCGGCGATGGTCGCCCAGGCCTCGGCGACCCTGGCGGCGATGTACCCGGGACGGCACTGGCTGGGCCTCGGCTCGGGCGAGGCCCTCAACGAGCACATCACCGGGCAGTACTGGCCCGAGGCGCCCGAGCGGATCAACCGGATGTTCGAGGCGATCGAGATCATCCGCAAGCTCTTCACCGCCTCCCTGGCCGGCAAGGACACCAAGCACGCGGGGCAGTTCTACAAGCTCGAGTCCACCCGCCTGTGGACGATGCCGGAGGAGGCCCCGCCGATCCTCGTCGCGACGGGCGGGCCGGTGACCGCCCGGCGGGCCGGCAAGTTCGCCGACGGCCTCATCACCGTCGGTGCGCCGCTGGAGAAGATCGGCGGGCTGTTCGAGAAGTTCGCGGCCGGGGCGAAGGAGGCCGGCAAGGACCCCGACGCCATGCCCCGGGTGCTCCAGCTGCACCTGTCGTGGGCGCCGACCGACGAGGAGGCGCTCGCCAACGCCATGACCGAGTGGCCCAACGGCGGGATGAAGTTCCCCAAGGCCGACATCCGCTCGCCGTTCGACTTCGCCGCCATGGCCAAGCTCGTCCGCCCGGAGGACTTCGCCGGGCGGATGGTCATCTCGGCCGACCCCGACGTCCACCGGGCCGAGATCCAGAAGTACGTCGACCTCGGGTTCGACCGGATCTACCTGCACAACGTCGGCCGCAACCAGGAGGAGTGGCTCGAGGTGTTCGGCCGCGACGTCCTGCCCCAGCTCGCCCGATGA
- the cofE gene encoding coenzyme F420-0:L-glutamate ligase — MILAQAPDGVPTITRGDDLAARLTPVLAALTWPDGSRGLAEGDVVVVASKVVAKAEGRLVAARDDAERERVVAGETVRVVAERARPDGGVLRIVENRQGLVMAAAGVDSSDVPAGTALLLPEDPDDSARRLRRGLHARFGVRPGVLVTDTAGRPWRRGLTDMSIGAAGVRVLDDLRGRRDAYGRELKVTVVAAADEIAAAADLVRGKATGRPVAVVRGLGHLVTTEDGDGARALVRPPEEDMFRRGSDL, encoded by the coding sequence ATGATCCTCGCGCAGGCCCCCGACGGCGTCCCCACCATCACGCGCGGCGACGACCTCGCCGCCCGCCTCACCCCCGTCCTGGCCGCGCTGACCTGGCCGGACGGGTCGCGCGGGCTGGCCGAGGGAGACGTCGTCGTCGTCGCGTCGAAGGTGGTCGCCAAGGCCGAGGGCCGCCTCGTCGCGGCCCGCGACGACGCCGAGCGGGAGCGGGTCGTCGCGGGTGAGACCGTCCGGGTGGTGGCCGAGCGTGCCCGCCCCGACGGCGGCGTGCTGCGCATCGTGGAGAACCGCCAGGGTCTGGTCATGGCCGCCGCGGGCGTGGACTCCTCCGACGTCCCCGCGGGCACCGCCCTGCTCCTGCCCGAGGACCCGGACGACTCGGCCCGGCGGCTGCGCCGAGGCCTGCACGCCCGGTTCGGTGTACGGCCGGGGGTGCTCGTCACCGACACCGCCGGGCGGCCGTGGCGCCGGGGCCTGACCGACATGAGCATCGGGGCTGCCGGGGTTCGGGTCCTGGACGACCTGCGCGGGCGGCGCGACGCCTACGGCCGGGAGCTGAAGGTCACCGTCGTCGCGGCCGCCGACGAGATCGCCGCGGCGGCCGACCTGGTGCGCGGCAAGGCCACCGGCCGGCCGGTGGCGGTGGTGCGGGGCCTCGGCCACCTCGTCACGACCGAGGACGGCGACGGCGCCAGGGCGCTGGTGCGCCCGCCGGAGGAGGACATGTTCCGGCGCGGCTCCGACCTCTGA